A window from Drosophila subobscura isolate 14011-0131.10 chromosome O, UCBerk_Dsub_1.0, whole genome shotgun sequence encodes these proteins:
- the LOC117898256 gene encoding protein O-mannosyl-transferase TMTC4 — MLSVGLIGQSTALHSMVCQSILVLMCLICYGCGGLSGSEFVFDDTVAIVKNKDVNALPTNWTAIFTNDFWGASLLSSDSHKSFRPLTTLMFHCEYALLGLTAAHMKFLNLLLHCVNTLLLWRLVRSLYVVEINGERWAIISAALFAAHPIHTEAVSGIVGRAELMFGMIHLLCLLLTVANAGKHSPHSICLILGLTAIGMLFKESAVTIPMSCVLMDYFQNGYYHLPLKDQGKILRTRISYIVYILGTSALLTARLWWQNFESPKFKEVDNPIAHNDHILTRVLSQQYLLVMNIWLMLCPHWLCYDWALGCVKLVTSIWDLRLQGVIGFYSILLTALMNFRRLPGMMLGLGLMIIPFLPASGIIRVGFVIAERTLYVPSIGFCLLSIYGFLYWYDYNLHKTFWRTLLQAMLMLLFAVMMVRTRQRATDWLNEDQLFKSALEVCPDNAKVHYNIARLATDTGNNTKAFQHYHYAIELYPEYEAALMNLGNLYREHGQLQTAEKYIRMALQVFPAFPAAWMNLGIVQSAQRKYDQAKISYDKALKYRANFAVCYYNIGNLYLEQKLYAEALHHWQHSVALNPRQPKAWANILTMLDNRSLYDDALRISDQALRHLPNEMSILFIRANVLGKLKHYVEAETLYKRVIQLDPHNMLYYSNLGVLYHRWDKVQEAIEAYRTAISINGSRAMTARENLSKLLKRLEREAQVNES; from the coding sequence atgttgaGCGTCGGTCTTATCGGGCAGAGCACCGCGCTCCACAGCATGGTGTGCCAGTCGATATTGGTTTTAATGTGCCTGATCTGCTACGGCTGCGGGGGACTGAGTGGATCCGAGTTCGTTTTCGATGACACGGTGGCCATAGTGAAGAACAAGGATGTTAATGCGCTGCCCACCAACTGGACTGCCATCTTTACGAATGACTTTTGGGGCGCATCGTTGCTCAGCTCCGATTCGCACAAATCCTTTCGACCGCTGACCACGCTGATGTTCCACTGCGAATATGCGCTGCTGGGCCTGACGGCGGCCCACATGAAATTCTTGAATCTCCTGCTGCACTGTGTGAatacgctgctgctgtggcgactGGTGCGCTCGCTGTATGTGGTGGAGATCAACGGCGAGCGGTGGGCCATCATTTCGGCGGCTCTGTTTGCCGCCCATCCCATCCACACGGAGGCGGTGTCCGGAATTGTGGGCCGGGCGGAGCTAATGTTTGGAATGATCCAcctgctgtgcctgctgctgacggTGGCCAATGCGGGGAAGCACAGTCCGCACAGCATTTGCCTGATACTCGGCCTGACGGCGATCGGGATGCTGTTCAAGGAGTCGGCCGTGACCATACCCATGTCCTGTGTGCTGATGGACTACTTTCAGAACGGCTACTACCACCTGCCGCTAAAGGATCAGGGCAAGATATTGCGCACACGCATCAGCTACATTGTCTACATCCTGGGCACATCCGCGCTGCTGACGGCCCGTCTCTGGTGGCAGAACTTTGAGTCGCCCAAGTTCAAGGAAGTGGACAATCCCATTGCACACAACGACCACATTCTCACGCGGGTGCTCTCGCAGCAGTATCTGCTGGTCATGAACATCTGGCTGATGCTCTGCCCCCACTGGCTGTGCTACGACTGGGCCCTGGGCTGTGTGAAGCTGGTGACCAGCATCTGGGACCTGCGGCTGCAGGGCGTCATTGGGTTTTACTCCATCCTGCTGACGGCCTTGATGAACTTTCGCCGCCTGCCCGGCATGATGCTGGGTCTGGGACTGATGATCATTCCATTTTTGCCCGCCTCGGGTATCATTCGCGTGGGATTTGTGATAGCCGAGAGGACGCTGTATGTGCCCTCGATTGGCTTCTGTTTGCTGTCCATCTATGGATTCCTCTACTGGTACGACTACAACCTCCACAAGACCTTCTGGCGCACCCTGCTGCAGGCTATGCTGATGCTCCTCTTTGCTGTGATGATGGTGCGCACACGACAGCGTGCCACCGACTGGCTCAACGAGGATCAGTTGTTCAAGTCCGCGTTGGAGGTGTGCCCCGACAATGCCAAGGTGCACTACAACATCGCCCGCCTGGCCACGGACACGGGCAACAACACGAAGGCCTTTCAGCACTATCACTATGCCATCGAGCTGTATCCCGAGTATGAGGCGGCTCTGATGAACCTAGGCAATCTCTACCGGGAGCATGGACAGCTGCAAACAGCCGAAAAGTACATACGCATGGCCCTGCAGGTCTTTCCGGCATTCCCCGCCGCCTGGATGAATCTGGGCATTGTCCAATCGGCCCAGCGGAAGTACGATCAGGCCAAGATCAGCTACGACAAGGCCCTCAAGTACAGGGCCAACTTTGCGGTGTGCTACTACAACATTGGGAATCTCTATTTGGAGCAGAAACTCTATGCCGAAGCGTTGCATCATTGGCAGCACTCCGTCGCGCTTAATCCACGCCAGCCAAAAGCCTGGGCGAATATCTTAACCATGCTGGACAATCGTTCGCTGTATGACGATGCGCTGCGCATCTCGGACCAGGCGCTGCGGCATCTGCCCAACGAGATGAGCATCCTCTTTATACGCGCTAATGTGTTGGGCAAACTGAAGCACTATGTCGAGGCGGAGACACTCTATAAGCGTGTGATTCAGCTGGATCCACACAATATGCTGTACTACTCGAATCTGGGTGTGCTCTATCATCGCTGGGACAAGGTGCAGGAGGCCATTGAGGCATATCGTACGGCAATAAGCATTAATGGCTCCAGAGCCATGACCGCACGTGAGAATCTGTCCAAGCTGTTGAAGCGCCTGGAGCGTGAGGCACAGGTGAACGAAAGCTAA
- the LOC117898255 gene encoding cysteine protease ATG4D isoform X2 encodes MNYDGLLSKLTEDKLMLFDAGEGAIVEGGRCTQDVQQSLPLVEDGAIEEEQAAPIQTIPRTVFAVPRAPSPSPVSTSSANLNLKAESAATATPQRKISTSSRFMNAFSQLYSGGSGGNSSTCGHVEQQSQQHHQSDDPDLAANRTPTKGMESKLVAMWHNVKYGWSGKIRQTSFSKEQPVWLLGRCYHRRFTPPVSMESSTTELPLPSGADSTPDHATSAFDSIQATSTTASSLYPALNPQQIDEIVVPQELGMDAVENQVGEQPWEEGIEGFRRDFYSRVWMTYRREFPIMNGSNYTSDCGWGCMLRSGQMLLAQGLICHFLGRSWRYDSDSQLHSTYEDNMHKKIIKWFGDSSSKSSPFSIHALVRLGETLGKKPGDWYGPASVSYLLKHALEHAAQENADFDNISVYVAKDCTIYMQDIEDQCSIPEPAPKPHVPWQQTKRPQTEAATKQEPQQQHWKSLIVLVPLRLGSDKLNPVYAHCLKLLLSTEHCLGIIGGKPKHSLYFVGFQEDRLIHLDPHYCQEMVDVNQEHFSLHSFHCKSARKLKVSKMDPSCCIGFYCATKTDFDSFMESVQLYLHPMRCASGATVDKMTGSQQQAAEQSMEMNYPLFSFSRGRCLDHERDEMSDSLYKPLIKQVAVLTQELGAAQLLPPHHGHFDQEQDDSESEEFVLL; translated from the exons ATGAACTATGACGGCTTGCTGTCCAAGTTGACGGAGGACAAGCTGATGCTCTTCGATGCCGGTGAAGGTGCCATTGTCGAGGGCGGACGTTGTACCCAGGATGTGCAGCAGTCGCTGCCACTTGTGGAGGATGGCGCcatcgaggaggagcaggcagcgcCGATACAAACGATTCCTCGTACCGTGTTTGCCGTACCCCGTGCCCCATCGCCTTCCCCCGTGAGCACATCGAGTGCGAATTTGAACCTCAAAGCGGAAAGTGCTGCGACAGCGACACCACAGCGTAAAATATCGACGTCATCACGTTTCATGAATGCCTTCAGTCAGCTATATAGTgggggcagcggcggcaacagctCCACCTGCGGTCACgtggagcagcagagccagcagcaccatcagaGCGATGACCCCGACCTGGCCGCCAATCGTACGCCAACGAAGGGCATGGAGTCCAAACTGGTGGCCATGTGGCACAACGTCAAGTACGGCTGGAGTGGCAAGATTAGGCAAACGAGCTTCTCCAAGGAGCAGCCAGTGTGGCTCCTAGGACGTTGCTATCATCGACGGTTCACGCCCCCCGTAAGCATGGAGAGCTCGACCACGGAGCTGCCGCTTCCCAGCGGTGCAGATTCAACGCCCGACCATGCCACATCCGCCTTTGATAGCATACAAGCCACCTCGACCACCGCCTCGTCCCTGTATCCCGCACTGAATCCGCAGCAAATCGATGAGATTGTTGTGCCCCAAGAGCTGGGCATGGATGCGGTCGAGAATCAGGTGGGAGAACAGCCCTGGGAGGAGGGCATCGAAGGCTTTCGTCGCGATTTTTACAGTCGCGTTTGGATGACATATCGCCGGGAGTTCCCCATCATGAATGGCTCCAACTACACCTcggactgtggctggggctgcaTGCTACGCAGCGGCCAAATGCTGTTGGCTCAGGGTCTCATCTGTCACTTTTTGGGACGCA GTTGGCGCTATGATTCGGACTCGCAGCTGCATTCGACATACGAGGATAATATGCATAAGAAGATCATCAAATGGTTCGGGGACAGTTCCTCAAAGAGCAGCCCCTTTTCCATACACGCACTGGTCCGACTGGGCGAAACGTTGGGCAAGAAGCCAGGCGACTGGTACGGTCCTGCCTCCGTCTCCTACTTGTTAAA ACACGCCTTGGAACACGCCGCTCAGGAGAATGCAGACTTTGACAATATCAGTGTTTACGTGGCCAAGGATTGCACCA TCTATATGCAAGACATTGAGGATCAGTGCAGCATACCAGAGCCAGCCCCCAAACCGCATGTGCCTTGGCAACAAACAAAGCGACCGCAAACGGAGGCGGCAACCAagcaggagccacagcaacagcactgGAAATCTCTGATTGTACTCGTACCCTTGCGCCTGGGCAGCGACAAACTGAATCCTGTCTATGCCCACTgcctgaagctgctgctgagcaCCGAACATTGTCTGGGCATCATTGGGGGCAAGCCCAAACATTCGCTGTACTTTGTGGGTTTCCAGGAGGACCGACTGATCCATTTGGATCCGCACTACTGCCAGGAGATGGTGGATGTCAATCAGGAGCACTTTTCGCTGCATTCCTTCCACTGCAAATCGGCACGCAAGCTGAAGGTCAGCAAAATGGATCCCAGCTGCTGCATTGGCTTCTACTGTGCCACCAAAACGGATTTTGACAGCTTCATGGAGAGCGTACAATTG TATCTGCATCCCATGCGCTGTGCCTCGGGTGCCACTGTGGACAAGATGAcgggcagccagcaacaggcGGCAGAACAGTCCATGGAAATGAATTATCCACTGTTTTCATTCTCACGCGGTCGCTGCTTGGACCATGAACGCGACGAGATGAGCGATTCACTATACAAGCCGCTCATCAAGCAGGTGGCAGTGCTCACACAGGAGCTGGGTgctgcccagctgctgccgccacatCATGGACACTTTGACCAAGAGCAGGATGATAGCGAAAGCGAAGAGTTTGTGCTGCTGTAG
- the LOC117898255 gene encoding cysteine protease ATG4D isoform X1: MPQFFKFSKLRTKRRSSSNSDFVFISPPPTPVPQMNYDGLLSKLTEDKLMLFDAGEGAIVEGGRCTQDVQQSLPLVEDGAIEEEQAAPIQTIPRTVFAVPRAPSPSPVSTSSANLNLKAESAATATPQRKISTSSRFMNAFSQLYSGGSGGNSSTCGHVEQQSQQHHQSDDPDLAANRTPTKGMESKLVAMWHNVKYGWSGKIRQTSFSKEQPVWLLGRCYHRRFTPPVSMESSTTELPLPSGADSTPDHATSAFDSIQATSTTASSLYPALNPQQIDEIVVPQELGMDAVENQVGEQPWEEGIEGFRRDFYSRVWMTYRREFPIMNGSNYTSDCGWGCMLRSGQMLLAQGLICHFLGRSWRYDSDSQLHSTYEDNMHKKIIKWFGDSSSKSSPFSIHALVRLGETLGKKPGDWYGPASVSYLLKHALEHAAQENADFDNISVYVAKDCTIYMQDIEDQCSIPEPAPKPHVPWQQTKRPQTEAATKQEPQQQHWKSLIVLVPLRLGSDKLNPVYAHCLKLLLSTEHCLGIIGGKPKHSLYFVGFQEDRLIHLDPHYCQEMVDVNQEHFSLHSFHCKSARKLKVSKMDPSCCIGFYCATKTDFDSFMESVQLYLHPMRCASGATVDKMTGSQQQAAEQSMEMNYPLFSFSRGRCLDHERDEMSDSLYKPLIKQVAVLTQELGAAQLLPPHHGHFDQEQDDSESEEFVLL, from the exons atgcccCAGTTCTTTAAGTTTTCGAAACTGCGAACAAAGCGACGTAGTTCATCCAATtctgattttgttttcatatCGCCCCCTCCGACACCTGTGCCGCAGATGAACTATGACGGCTTGCTGTCCAAGTTGACGGAGGACAAGCTGATGCTCTTCGATGCCGGTGAAGGTGCCATTGTCGAGGGCGGACGTTGTACCCAGGATGTGCAGCAGTCGCTGCCACTTGTGGAGGATGGCGCcatcgaggaggagcaggcagcgcCGATACAAACGATTCCTCGTACCGTGTTTGCCGTACCCCGTGCCCCATCGCCTTCCCCCGTGAGCACATCGAGTGCGAATTTGAACCTCAAAGCGGAAAGTGCTGCGACAGCGACACCACAGCGTAAAATATCGACGTCATCACGTTTCATGAATGCCTTCAGTCAGCTATATAGTgggggcagcggcggcaacagctCCACCTGCGGTCACgtggagcagcagagccagcagcaccatcagaGCGATGACCCCGACCTGGCCGCCAATCGTACGCCAACGAAGGGCATGGAGTCCAAACTGGTGGCCATGTGGCACAACGTCAAGTACGGCTGGAGTGGCAAGATTAGGCAAACGAGCTTCTCCAAGGAGCAGCCAGTGTGGCTCCTAGGACGTTGCTATCATCGACGGTTCACGCCCCCCGTAAGCATGGAGAGCTCGACCACGGAGCTGCCGCTTCCCAGCGGTGCAGATTCAACGCCCGACCATGCCACATCCGCCTTTGATAGCATACAAGCCACCTCGACCACCGCCTCGTCCCTGTATCCCGCACTGAATCCGCAGCAAATCGATGAGATTGTTGTGCCCCAAGAGCTGGGCATGGATGCGGTCGAGAATCAGGTGGGAGAACAGCCCTGGGAGGAGGGCATCGAAGGCTTTCGTCGCGATTTTTACAGTCGCGTTTGGATGACATATCGCCGGGAGTTCCCCATCATGAATGGCTCCAACTACACCTcggactgtggctggggctgcaTGCTACGCAGCGGCCAAATGCTGTTGGCTCAGGGTCTCATCTGTCACTTTTTGGGACGCA GTTGGCGCTATGATTCGGACTCGCAGCTGCATTCGACATACGAGGATAATATGCATAAGAAGATCATCAAATGGTTCGGGGACAGTTCCTCAAAGAGCAGCCCCTTTTCCATACACGCACTGGTCCGACTGGGCGAAACGTTGGGCAAGAAGCCAGGCGACTGGTACGGTCCTGCCTCCGTCTCCTACTTGTTAAA ACACGCCTTGGAACACGCCGCTCAGGAGAATGCAGACTTTGACAATATCAGTGTTTACGTGGCCAAGGATTGCACCA TCTATATGCAAGACATTGAGGATCAGTGCAGCATACCAGAGCCAGCCCCCAAACCGCATGTGCCTTGGCAACAAACAAAGCGACCGCAAACGGAGGCGGCAACCAagcaggagccacagcaacagcactgGAAATCTCTGATTGTACTCGTACCCTTGCGCCTGGGCAGCGACAAACTGAATCCTGTCTATGCCCACTgcctgaagctgctgctgagcaCCGAACATTGTCTGGGCATCATTGGGGGCAAGCCCAAACATTCGCTGTACTTTGTGGGTTTCCAGGAGGACCGACTGATCCATTTGGATCCGCACTACTGCCAGGAGATGGTGGATGTCAATCAGGAGCACTTTTCGCTGCATTCCTTCCACTGCAAATCGGCACGCAAGCTGAAGGTCAGCAAAATGGATCCCAGCTGCTGCATTGGCTTCTACTGTGCCACCAAAACGGATTTTGACAGCTTCATGGAGAGCGTACAATTG TATCTGCATCCCATGCGCTGTGCCTCGGGTGCCACTGTGGACAAGATGAcgggcagccagcaacaggcGGCAGAACAGTCCATGGAAATGAATTATCCACTGTTTTCATTCTCACGCGGTCGCTGCTTGGACCATGAACGCGACGAGATGAGCGATTCACTATACAAGCCGCTCATCAAGCAGGTGGCAGTGCTCACACAGGAGCTGGGTgctgcccagctgctgccgccacatCATGGACACTTTGACCAAGAGCAGGATGATAGCGAAAGCGAAGAGTTTGTGCTGCTGTAG
- the LOC117898257 gene encoding 3-hydroxyisobutyryl-CoA hydrolase, mitochondrial: protein MQNPIQRLVYTVGQRTYSQLPLIGGSAAVKATKVQPMMAQQSTRQSSSSVLATESSNKGMIILNRPKALNAINLEMVRKIYKHLKKCEKSKSLLIIKGTGDKAFCAGGDVRALVDAGPTDESKSFFREEYTTNALIGNYKIPYIAIIDGITMGGGVGLSVHGKYRVATDRTLFAMPETAIGLFPDVGGSYFLPRLQGKLGLYLGLTGYRLRGADAYYAGIATHYCDSSKIPELETALLNCPDADDVPELLEKFHTQPEKPFSLQPVLEQINKNFAADSVEGILENLENDGSDWAKKTLATLCKMSPTSMKVTYRQLELGSQLSLTQCLIMEYRLAVRHLEDRADFKEGVRALLIDKDQQPKWQPAQLSEVTEEHVQWFFRKLPDTEELKL, encoded by the exons ATG CAAAATCCAATTCAAAGGTTGGTCTACACGGTCGGTCAACGCACCTACAGCCAATTGCCGCTCATCGGCGGATCAGCAGCAgtgaaagcaacaaaagtcCAGCCGATGATGGCCCAGCAGTCGACACGgcagtcctcctcctccgtgcTGGCCACGGAGTCCTCCAACAAGGGCATGATCATTCTGAACCGTCCCAAGGCCTTGAATGCCATCAATCTGGAGATGGTGCGCAAGATCTACAAGCATCTgaaaaagtgtgaaaagtcCAAGTCCCTGCTGATCATCAAAGGTACCGGCGACAAGGCCTTCTGTGCGGGCGGCGATGTGCGTGCCCTGGTGGATGCTGGGCCCACGGACGAGTCGAAGAGCTTCTTCCGTGAGGAGTACACCACGAATGCGCTGATCGGCAACTACAAGATACCCTACATCGCCATCATCGACGGCATCACCATGGGCGGTGGCGTGGGTCTGAGTGTACATGGAAAGTATCGTGTGGCCACAGACCGGACATTGTTTGCCATGCCCGAAACGGCCATAGGCCTGTTCCCCGATGTCGGCGGCTCATACTTTCTGCCCCGCCTGCAGGGCAAACTCGGATTGTATCTGGGACTGACGGGCTACCGCCTGCGCGGTGCGGATGCCTACTACGCGGGCATTGCCACCCACTATTGCGACAGCAGCAAGATACCCGAACTCGAGACGGCGCTGCTTAACTGCCCCGATGCGGATGATGTCCCAGAGTTGCTGGAAAAGTTCCACACGCAGCCGGAGAAGCCGTTTTCGCTGCAACCAGTGCTGGAGCAGATCAACAAGAACTTTGCAGCGGATTCGGTGGAGGGCATACTCGAGAATCTGGAGAACGATGGCAGCGATTGGGCCAAGAAGACGCTGGCG ACACTGTGCAAGATGTCCCCCACATCGATGAAAGTCACGTATCGCCAGCTGGAGCTCGGCTCCCAGCTGTCCCTTACACAGTGCCTGATTATGGAGTATCGGCTGGCCGTGCGCCATCTGGAGGATCGTGCCGACTTCAAGGAGGGTGTGCGCGCTCTGCTCATTGACAAGGATCAGCAGcccaagtggcagccagcacagTTGTCGGAGGTTACCGAAGAGCATGTGCAATGGTTCTTCCGCAAGCTGCCCGACACCGAGGAGCTTAAACTGTAA
- the LOC117898254 gene encoding conserved oligomeric Golgi complex subunit 2 encodes MHEPAQKSVHLATAASSTAEKLCFDKNEFMKENFSVDEFLHKNRNAPSLEQLRDNLGLYLKGLRSAMIDLINEDYADFVNLSANLVGLDQSIETIQRPLEQFRSDIESIHSLIDENVNELRAQLEEKRKLREAKRSLQSLKKVYETTGKLQDLISRKLEGDQPAQAVDLERAALDLIQLKFHEKHCAEHLSAEQQTKIQQLEKQLHQHLRRFFNDALGEARNSAPEHLERCLRIYITLNACAQAECAFREDVVAPYMNGIIGEQQLQNSPQGLAGIYSKILNFISLHMTDLLRLTLYSDKLTGFNFVVNSYWSDVEQRLENHMNSIFAPGNSEVFYIKYKCTRDFLGKIEELLTSSGEQAVASYRQHKQTKSFEARWNLPVYFQICFQEIAGQFEAKLEPVLQDSTLMAKPNGNAYQLSPFNAAKEAVARCWAEGVYLPEVFPKFYKLNVQIVLRLSRWITDAIAVSKSSSFAKSYTRHQLLIALHADIRKLDAYLPELQQLILQSVPLQQRTKLFNDAIGQSIASLADTLGAHLSSIQKTLVELLIGECETENVRQVNDLPRLYRKTNREVPSRCSGYVEQMLRPLKTFATQHESQLGALVVEQILSEVASHITKSYFNVVSDVLTSVQKTEESLRRLRNVKSGGSATQAPAGSSAVMSDDDKIRLQLRVDVTTWRQELSKLNFQPTQIDQLPQLTDMVEDSIKLKEGQA; translated from the exons ATGCATGAGCCGGCCCAGAAGTCTGTTCACCTGGCAaccgcagccagcagcactgcGGAGAAACTTTGCTTCGACAAAAATGAGTTCATGAAG GAAAATTTCTCCGTGGACGAATTCCTGCACAAGAACCGCAATGCTCCCAGCTTGGAGCAGCTGCGGGACAACCTGGGCCTGTATTTGAAGGGACTGCGATCAGCCATGATCGATCTAATCAACGAGGACTACGCGGACTTTGTGAACCTGAGTGCGAATTTGGTGGGACTTGACCAATCCATCGAGACGATTCAGCGGCCCCTGGAGCAGTTTCGCAGCGACATCGAGAGCATTCACAGCCTGATTGACGAGAATGTGAACGAGCTGCGGGCCCAGCTCGAGGAGAAACGAAAGCTGCGTGAGGCCAAACGAAGTCTGCAGAGCCTGAAGAAGGTCTATGAGACAACCGGCAAGCTGCAAGACCTAATCAGCCGCAAACTGGAGGGTGATCAGCCCGCACAGGCTGTTGATCTGGAACGTGCAGCCTTGGATCTCATACAGCTGAAGTTTCACGAGAAACATTGTGCCGAGCACCTCAGTGCCGAGCAACAGACGAAAATCCAGCAACTGGAGAAGCAACTGCATCAGCATTTGCGTCGCTTCTTCAACGATGCACTGGGGGAGGCACGAAACTCGGCTCCAGAGCATCTGGAGCGTTGCCTGCGCATCTACATAACCCTCAATGCCTGTGCTCAGGCAGAGTGTGCCTTTCGCGAGGATGTCGTGGCGCCGTACATGAACGGAATCAtcggggagcagcagctgcagaactCGCCCCAGGGCCTGGCTGGCATCTACAGCAAGATACTGAACTTTATATCGCTGCACATGACCGACTTGCTGCGTCTCACCCTCTACTCTGACAAGCTGACGGGCTTCAATTTTGTGGTGAACAGCTATTGGTCGGACGTGGAGCAGCGACTGGAGAATCACATGAACTCCATATTCGCACCGGGCAATTCGGAAGTGTTTTACATCAAATACAAGTGCACACGGGATTTCCTGGGCAAAATAGAGGAGCTGCTGACCAGCAGCGGCGAGCAGGCAGTGGCCAGCTATCGCCAGCACAAGCAAACGAAGAGCTTCGAGGCGCGTTGGAATCTGCCCGTGTACTTTCAAATATGCTTTCAG GAAATTGCTGGGCAATTCGAAGCCAAATTAGAGCCCGTTCTGCAGGATTCAACACTGATGGCAAAGCCCAATGGAAATGCCTACCAATTGTCGCCCTTCAATGCCGCGAAAGAGGCTGTGGCACGCTGCTGGGCCGAAGGTGTCTATCTCCCCGAAGTGTTTCCCAAATTCTACAAATTAAACGTGCAGATTGTATTGCGACTCTCCCGCTGGATTACCGATGCCATTGCCGTCTCAaagtccagcagctttgccaAGTCCTACACTCGACATCAACTGCTGATTGCCCTGCACGCGGACATACGCAAATTGGATGCATATTTGCCGGAACTGCAGCAGCTTATACTCCAGTCcgtgccgctgcagcagcgcacgAAATTATTTAACGATGCAATTGGCCAGTCCATAGCCTCCCTGGCCGATACTCTGGGCGCGCATTTGTCCAGCATACAGAAGACTTTGGTGGAGTTGTTGATCGGCGAATGCGAGACGGAGAATGTGCGTCAGGTGAATGATTTGCCGCGTTTGTATCGCAAGACCAATCGAGAGGTGCCTTCGCGCTGCTCTGGCTATGTCGAGCAAATGCTGCGTCCCCTGAAGACCTTTGCCACACAACACGAATCCCAGTTGGGTGCTCTAGTGGTGGAGCAGATCCTCTCAGAGGTAGCCAGCCACATTACGAAATC CTACTTTAATGTCGTCAGTGATGTCCTTACATCTGTGCAGAAGACTGAAGAGTCCCTGAGGCGTCTGAGGAATGTCAAGAGCGGTGGTTCTGCAACGCAGGCGCCTGCTGGCAGCTCTGCTGTGATGTCGGACGACGATAAGATACGCCTGCAGTTGCGTGTGGATGTCACCACCTGGAGGCAGGAGCtgtccaaattgaatttccagcCCACGCAGATCGATCAACTGCCGCAGCTCACAGATATGGTGGAGGACAGCATAAAGTTGAAGGAGGGACAGGCGTAG
- the LOC117898259 gene encoding translin-associated protein X, with amino-acid sequence MSKQGGGNHRNNAHKKRQPQVAVDEDNPIVQAFRNYSTELTTKHDRHERIVKLSRDITIESKRIIFTLHSIDSRKQNKEKILEEAQQRLNKLIEVNFRSIALELRDQDVYQYRNAYSAGLQEFIEAYTYMEYLSREDNDEPPKSVSDWQALQSVMQYVEDPSKAKDEGASVEETDAAEEEPAKKFQFFIDPTEYVLGLSDLTGELMRRCINSLGSGDTDTCMETCSTLQMFYTGYISLNLQRARELWRKITTMRQSVLKAENVCYNVKVRGGEAAVWGSNFDQKPAEDVDEGFY; translated from the exons ATGTCGAAACAAGGAGGAGGTAACCACCGCAACAATGCTCATAAGAAGCGTCAGCCGCAGGTCGCCGTGGATGAAGACAATCCAATAGTTCAGGCATTCCGTAATTATTCGACTGAATTGACCACGAAACATGACCGTCATGAGCGCATTGTGAAGCTGAGCCGCGACATCACCATCGAGTCCAAGCGGATTATATTCACCTTGCATTCGATCGATTCACGCAAACAAAACAAGGAGAAGATATTGGAAGAGGCCCAGCAGCGTCTCAATAAACTGATTGAGGTCAATTTTCGGTCCATTGCGCTGGAGCTGCGCGACCAGGATGTCTATCAGTACCGCAATGCTTACTCCGCTGGCCTTCAGGAATTCATTGAGGCATACACCTACATGGAGTATCTATCTCGCGAGGACAACGACGAGCCACCCAAGAGTGTGTCCGACTGGCAGGCTTTGCAGTCGGTGATGCAATACGTGGAGGATCccagcaaagccaaagacgAGGGAGCATCGGTCGAGGAGACGGACGCTGCTGAAGAGGAGCCGGCCAAGAAGTTTCAGTTCTTCATCGATCCCACAGAATATGTGCTGGGATTATCCGATCTAACCGGTGAACTTATGCGGCGATGCATCAATTCTCTGGGCAGCGGCGACACAGATACCTGCATGGAGACCTGCAGCACTTTGCAAATGTTTTACACAGG GTACATCAGCCTGAACTTGCAGCGTGCTCGGGAGTTGTGGCGCAAGATAACCACCATGCGACAGAGCGTCCTTAAGGCAGAGAATGTCTGCTACAATGTTAAAGTGCGTGGCGGCGAGGCAGCCGTTTGGGGCTCGAATTTCGACCAAAAGCCTGCAGAGGATGTCGACGAGGGATTCTACTAa